The following are from one region of the Paenibacillus bovis genome:
- a CDS encoding DUF624 domain-containing protein yields MEFRGVMGGLYRLSEWVMRLAGSNLLWVICSSPFLFFLFFRFQFMQMGASQNDILQTNWLLGIVTPFTLFPATAALFTVVRKWVMGEGDVSVFKTFFRGYKDNYKQSMIGGILYTLLFVIMYVDYTVYMNQFPKLQLLGIIMLIFLLVLFVSLFNFFSMIAHYHMGLKDIIKNAVLLSIVRPFRLFSTLIGTVALLFIGTKYPVLFIFFLSSAIAWFAFFNFYGVFLKMQEQSEKQAAAEKEKELQADEQLAIGDEAPSVQAERLNIDEVSQTSMDEDVKKKLVDEAEVTEDKTKKGRI; encoded by the coding sequence GTGGAATTTAGAGGGGTAATGGGTGGTCTTTACAGGTTGTCAGAATGGGTAATGCGTCTGGCAGGGAGCAACCTGTTATGGGTAATTTGTTCTTCACCGTTTTTGTTCTTTTTATTTTTTAGATTTCAGTTTATGCAAATGGGAGCCAGTCAGAATGACATCCTTCAGACGAATTGGCTTTTGGGAATAGTGACACCGTTTACATTGTTTCCGGCTACAGCAGCCTTGTTCACTGTCGTACGGAAATGGGTGATGGGTGAAGGGGATGTATCTGTATTCAAAACCTTTTTTAGAGGATACAAGGATAACTACAAGCAAAGCATGATCGGTGGTATTCTGTATACCTTGCTGTTCGTGATTATGTATGTAGATTATACCGTATATATGAATCAGTTCCCGAAGCTGCAGCTGCTGGGGATCATCATGCTGATTTTCCTGCTGGTACTGTTTGTATCCCTGTTTAACTTCTTTTCCATGATTGCTCATTATCATATGGGTCTCAAGGATATTATCAAAAATGCTGTACTGTTATCGATTGTTCGTCCATTCCGGTTATTCTCCACACTGATCGGTACAGTGGCCTTGCTGTTTATCGGAACCAAATATCCGGTATTATTCATTTTCTTCCTGTCTTCAGCAATTGCCTGGTTTGCTTTCTTTAACTTTTATGGCGTATTCCTCAAAATGCAGGAGCAATCCGAAAAGCAGGCAGCCGCCGAAAAAGAAAAAGAACTGCAGGCAGATGAGCAGCTGGCTATCGGAGATGAAGCTCCATCCGTACAGGCAGAACGCTTGAATATTGATGAGGTGTCACAGACTTCCATGGATGAAGATGTGAAGAAAAAACTGGTTGATGAAGCAGAGGTAACCGAAGACAAAACGAAAAAAGGAAGAATATAG